One genomic region from Kineobactrum salinum encodes:
- a CDS encoding OmpP1/FadL family transporter gives MKRLQHDRLVFLPILLCGLFPAVASASGFMVLEQSPSRMGTAYAGTASIGDDPSTAWFNPAAMSQLEQAGLTVAGNLIMVDSRFHDRGSQALAGTALQQPLSGSEDRTDTPVPVPSVYYVQPLDGRWSFGFGLTAPFGLVSEYGDNWLGRYEATDSELRVINVNPSLAYRVNDSLSVGVGINYQWADVTLESQVDAFNACLGAGGSVAGCNAAHQGPANQAADSAAEISGNDRDILIDLSLHWRPGERTRVGAIWREGANYRLRGEADFDPSVSCAQDPFCSAALAAMAGRVSAGAALPDTFTVSASHALDERWELHADIAWTGWGSLRTIEIVNDASQLPVSVLELNYDDTMRYALGASMQQNESWTWRFGVAFDEAPQSAARYTTPRIPDADRIWATVGFNYSLRRNLSVDVGYAHLFVDDSNIDSNSQGHQLTGEFESSVDILGVQGTWHF, from the coding sequence ATGAAGCGCCTTCAGCATGACAGACTTGTCTTTCTTCCCATCCTGCTGTGCGGATTGTTCCCCGCGGTGGCCTCTGCATCGGGTTTCATGGTGCTGGAACAGAGCCCGTCCCGCATGGGTACCGCCTACGCCGGAACCGCATCCATCGGTGACGACCCCAGTACTGCCTGGTTCAACCCGGCAGCCATGTCCCAGTTGGAACAGGCAGGGCTGACGGTCGCCGGCAACCTGATTATGGTGGATTCCCGCTTCCATGACCGGGGCTCCCAGGCACTCGCTGGCACTGCACTGCAGCAGCCCCTGTCGGGCTCCGAAGATCGCACCGATACCCCGGTACCAGTGCCCAGTGTGTATTATGTGCAGCCACTCGACGGACGCTGGAGCTTTGGCTTTGGTCTTACAGCACCATTTGGGCTGGTCAGCGAATACGGAGACAATTGGCTGGGCCGTTACGAGGCCACGGACAGTGAGCTCAGAGTTATCAACGTGAATCCCTCACTGGCCTATCGGGTCAATGACAGTCTTTCCGTGGGAGTGGGAATCAACTACCAATGGGCAGACGTTACTCTGGAGAGCCAGGTCGATGCCTTCAATGCCTGCCTGGGCGCGGGTGGGTCGGTGGCCGGGTGCAACGCCGCGCATCAGGGTCCTGCCAATCAGGCGGCGGACAGTGCTGCCGAAATCAGCGGCAACGACCGCGATATCCTGATCGACCTGAGTCTTCACTGGCGCCCGGGTGAGCGCACCCGGGTCGGCGCAATCTGGCGCGAGGGCGCCAACTACAGGCTCCGGGGAGAGGCCGATTTCGACCCGTCTGTCAGCTGCGCCCAGGATCCATTCTGCAGCGCCGCACTGGCGGCAATGGCGGGTCGGGTCAGTGCCGGTGCCGCGTTACCGGACACATTTACGGTGAGCGCATCCCATGCGCTGGACGAGCGCTGGGAGCTGCATGCCGACATCGCATGGACAGGCTGGGGCTCGCTGCGAACGATCGAGATAGTCAACGACGCAAGCCAGCTTCCGGTCAGCGTGCTGGAACTGAATTACGACGACACAATGCGCTATGCCCTGGGGGCCAGTATGCAGCAAAATGAATCCTGGACCTGGCGGTTCGGGGTGGCATTCGACGAGGCTCCCCAGTCCGCAGCACGGTATACCACGCCGCGGATTCCCGACGCTGACCGGATCTGGGCCACCGTCGGCTTCAACTACTCACTGCGACGCAACCTGTCGGTGGATGTCGGCTACGCACACCTGTTCGTGGACGACTCGAACATCGATTCGAACAGCCAGGGACACCAGCTTACCGGGGAATTCGAGAGCAGCGTCGACATCCTGGGAGTACAGGGTACCTGGCATTTTTGA
- a CDS encoding acyl carrier protein phosphodiesterase — MNHLAHALLAGTDPESLVGNIAGDFVRGRLQTLPVSDGVRAGIQLHRQVDVYTDAHAVPARLRDLFRPGMRRYAGIILDVAFDHFLCVHWHRFSGQGRREFIDGVYATLTEHGTSLPEELAALLPRLIEVDWLDRCISLDGVEQTLCRIAARLRRGSPLPGPWRILNSITPRWRRAFCNSFRTWWHSRLCVLTRI, encoded by the coding sequence ATGAATCACCTGGCTCACGCACTGCTGGCGGGCACTGACCCCGAATCCCTTGTTGGCAACATCGCGGGCGATTTTGTCCGGGGGCGATTGCAGACCCTGCCTGTCAGCGACGGGGTGCGGGCGGGCATCCAGTTGCACCGGCAGGTCGATGTCTACACCGACGCTCATGCCGTACCGGCGCGCCTGCGCGACCTGTTCCGGCCCGGGATGAGGCGCTATGCGGGGATCATCCTCGATGTCGCTTTCGATCACTTTCTCTGTGTACATTGGCACCGTTTCAGCGGCCAGGGCCGACGTGAGTTTATCGACGGCGTCTATGCCACCCTCACAGAACACGGCACCAGCCTGCCCGAGGAGCTGGCGGCACTGCTGCCGCGCCTGATCGAGGTCGATTGGCTGGACCGCTGTATCAGCCTGGACGGCGTGGAACAAACCCTGTGCAGAATAGCTGCCAGACTGCGGCGGGGCAGCCCGCTGCCGGGGCCATGGCGGATATTGAACAGCATTACGCCCCGCTGGAGGAGGGCTTTTTGCAATTCTTTCCGGACCTGGTGGCATTCACGGCTTTGCGTACTAACCCGGATCTGA
- a CDS encoding FadR/GntR family transcriptional regulator, with product MSSAKESPDPQPETLVQNVVKALITYIRDNQLRVGDPILSEGEFGQLLNVSRTVVREAFKALAAMNIIEVSSGRRARVHAFDGSVMALTLSHGLRTQQVTVQQIWDIRRSIEMRAVALACMHRSERTARRLEELAGLMRETHGDIATMTEHDIEFHLTIAEATRNPLYPVLISSLTSAMRETNPIVWQARTKPEERLAVMDWHAAIADAIAARDTAKATEALSRHFDEALRGLVNSGFN from the coding sequence GTGAGCAGTGCCAAGGAAAGCCCGGACCCGCAACCGGAAACACTGGTACAGAATGTGGTCAAGGCACTGATTACCTACATTCGGGACAACCAGCTCCGTGTGGGCGACCCGATACTCAGCGAAGGGGAGTTCGGCCAGCTCCTGAATGTCAGCAGAACCGTCGTGCGGGAGGCCTTCAAGGCACTGGCCGCGATGAATATCATCGAGGTCAGTTCGGGCCGGCGCGCTCGGGTACACGCCTTCGACGGTTCAGTAATGGCGCTCACCCTGAGCCACGGACTGCGCACCCAGCAGGTCACTGTGCAACAAATATGGGACATACGCCGGTCGATTGAGATGCGGGCGGTTGCATTGGCCTGCATGCACCGCAGCGAGCGAACTGCCCGGCGGCTGGAGGAACTGGCTGGCCTGATGCGTGAAACGCATGGCGACATCGCGACCATGACCGAGCACGATATCGAATTTCACCTCACCATTGCCGAAGCCACCCGCAACCCCCTGTATCCGGTGCTGATATCTTCACTTACCTCGGCGATGCGCGAGACCAATCCCATTGTCTGGCAGGCGCGGACCAAACCCGAAGAACGGCTCGCCGTGATGGACTGGCACGCGGCCATCGCAGACGCCATCGCTGCGCGTGACACCGCCAAAGCCACCGAAGCGTTGTCACGGCATTTCGACGAGGCCCTGCGGGGCCTGGTGAATTCCGGCTTCAACTAA
- a CDS encoding tannase/feruloyl esterase family alpha/beta hydrolase, which produces MRWAGQKEWGFSTGARTILAAACCYVSLVGCAPERAVLAAPAGGESGAGLAEACQTLLPQSPGSAVSLVEARLVTPSAAGREYCKITAARIDSGLKFNVWLPTRDWNSKLAFIGGGGFDGVLLDEKFELVFSPSVLDDGYAIASTNGGYDKPASLNPLTYFKAEFAADPEARADFMYRSEQRALPHIKQLVEGFYGSGPRFSYFEGCSMGGHDALLLAQREPEAFDGIIARAPAGNVVGLFMQFNRIAAHMRNTDSALNTDQQAHLARAVLARCDAMDGLADGIIARPEACDFEPASLACGSSSHPHCLAPEQVALVEHITTPMALGAEAIVHPGFHFGGEDLTAGWGQYIWPGLLGYTVQGLFSDGFIRSFVAQDQNFDTASWEPERWLDQLQEIAGQFNATDPDLGALHDRGAKLILWNGTLDSSVSPRDTVNYYRAVVETMGVERADETLELFLAPGVGHCRGGPGPDRVDLMEALSMWVEQDTPPSRQARVLTRRDEAGEIQATLPLCKFPAYPRYRGEGDPALAGSYSCHED; this is translated from the coding sequence ATGAGATGGGCTGGTCAGAAGGAGTGGGGCTTTTCCACTGGAGCGAGAACAATACTGGCAGCCGCCTGCTGCTATGTATCCCTGGTGGGATGTGCCCCGGAAAGGGCTGTACTGGCGGCGCCCGCGGGGGGTGAGTCCGGCGCGGGACTGGCAGAAGCTTGCCAGACCCTGCTGCCCCAATCTCCCGGCAGCGCGGTGAGCCTGGTGGAGGCACGTCTGGTCACGCCTTCCGCCGCGGGCCGGGAATACTGCAAAATCACTGCCGCGCGGATTGATTCGGGTCTCAAGTTCAATGTCTGGCTGCCCACCCGTGACTGGAACAGCAAGTTGGCCTTCATTGGTGGTGGCGGCTTTGACGGGGTATTGCTGGACGAGAAATTCGAGCTCGTTTTCAGCCCGTCAGTGCTGGACGACGGCTATGCCATCGCCTCCACAAACGGGGGGTACGACAAGCCCGCGAGCTTGAATCCCCTGACCTATTTCAAGGCCGAATTCGCAGCTGACCCGGAAGCGCGGGCCGATTTCATGTATCGCTCGGAGCAGCGGGCGCTGCCCCACATCAAGCAGCTGGTGGAGGGCTTCTATGGCTCCGGGCCCCGGTTCAGCTACTTCGAAGGCTGTTCCATGGGGGGCCACGACGCGCTGTTGCTGGCGCAACGCGAGCCCGAGGCCTTCGACGGCATCATTGCCCGCGCTCCCGCCGGTAACGTGGTCGGCCTGTTCATGCAGTTCAATCGGATAGCCGCCCATATGCGCAATACCGATTCTGCGCTGAACACAGACCAGCAAGCCCATCTGGCCCGGGCCGTATTGGCCCGCTGTGACGCAATGGATGGACTGGCGGACGGCATTATCGCCAGGCCAGAGGCCTGTGATTTTGAGCCGGCCTCGCTGGCATGCGGCAGTTCTTCCCACCCGCATTGTCTGGCGCCGGAACAGGTCGCCCTGGTGGAACACATCACCACACCCATGGCGCTGGGCGCGGAGGCAATCGTGCATCCGGGATTCCATTTTGGCGGCGAGGACCTCACGGCTGGCTGGGGGCAGTACATCTGGCCCGGGCTGCTCGGATATACCGTCCAGGGGCTGTTCTCAGACGGCTTCATCCGCTCGTTTGTCGCCCAGGACCAGAACTTCGACACGGCGAGCTGGGAGCCGGAACGGTGGCTTGACCAACTGCAGGAGATCGCCGGTCAGTTCAACGCGACCGATCCCGACCTCGGTGCACTGCATGATCGGGGGGCGAAACTGATCCTGTGGAACGGCACCCTGGACAGCTCGGTCAGTCCTCGCGATACCGTGAATTACTATCGGGCCGTGGTGGAGACCATGGGGGTCGAACGCGCCGACGAGACCCTCGAACTGTTTCTGGCACCCGGGGTCGGGCACTGCAGGGGTGGGCCCGGGCCCGATCGGGTCGACCTGATGGAAGCCCTCTCAATGTGGGTGGAGCAGGATACACCGCCGTCCCGGCAGGCGCGGGTCCTGACCCGGCGTGACGAGGCGGGAGAGATCCAGGCCACTTTGCCCCTGTGCAAATTTCCAGCCTATCCCCGCTATCGCGGGGAGGGCGACCCCGCGTTAGCGGGCAGTTACAGCTGCCACGAGGATTGA